One stretch of Musicola paradisiaca NCPPB 2511 DNA includes these proteins:
- a CDS encoding DUF2946 domain-containing protein, whose amino-acid sequence MFAMVMLLGAPIVSKHLQSSGLLASESRDDGSAVAHSAMTMPGMDHSSMHGAAAMGVTPSASPHRHDYPAQDSACDYCELLIHVPLFLWVFTPELRFVPFSCWHSQSVTIVALYLRLSAAFHMPRAPPLVSVGGESLFIHDAE is encoded by the coding sequence TTCGCCATGGTGATGCTGCTCGGCGCGCCGATTGTCTCAAAACATCTGCAATCCAGCGGCTTACTTGCGTCTGAATCGCGCGACGACGGCAGCGCGGTCGCGCATTCCGCCATGACGATGCCAGGGATGGATCATTCGTCAATGCATGGCGCGGCGGCGATGGGGGTGACTCCGTCAGCAAGCCCTCATCGACATGATTATCCTGCGCAAGACAGTGCCTGTGATTACTGCGAACTGCTTATCCATGTTCCACTGTTTTTGTGGGTTTTTACGCCTGAACTTCGGTTTGTTCCTTTCTCCTGCTGGCATTCGCAAAGCGTTACTATCGTCGCGCTTTATCTGCGCCTGAGTGCGGCGTTTCATATGCCAAGGGCGCCGCCTCTCGTTTCAGTTGGTGGGGAATCTTTATTCATTCACGACGCGGAGTGA
- a CDS encoding PepSY-associated TM helix domain-containing protein, whose translation MSNAQTNARVGGSALFNLIRRLHFYIGLFVAPFIFVAALTGTLYVLTPQLENYVYNDALTVIPAGEAKPLSAQVAAARHYAGEALNVYAVRPSPQSTETTRVQFVSGSLGPSESRSVFVDPYSLAIKGDMTVYGTSGVLPLRLWLDQLHRGLLLGDLGRNYSELAASWLWVAALGGVVLWRGTRPRRAAKKIRGRFAVSRHWHITLGLMLVIGLLFFSVTGLTWSQWAGDNIDKMRSSLNWLTPQVRTDINAESPVGVADPHAEHSAGIAMPMPGMDMAGMSHPATVNRPDGDWDKVLDAARAAGISAQKVELRQPKAMGKAWTVTEVDRRWPTQVDAVSVNPKNFAIVDHVWFEQFPLAAKLTRWGVDAHMGILFGVPNQLILVFFGLGLCSMIVLGYRMWWLRRPAVARMNPLDTLCGAWLSLTVLQKSLVWVMAALLGYALPVMGISVLLFMSVDIWRWWRMKSRFADHHAYPNSSTQCDG comes from the coding sequence ATGTCGAATGCTCAGACCAACGCACGGGTGGGTGGTAGTGCGCTGTTTAACCTTATCCGACGTCTGCATTTTTATATTGGACTGTTTGTTGCGCCTTTTATCTTCGTCGCGGCTCTGACCGGCACCTTGTATGTGCTGACGCCGCAACTGGAAAACTACGTGTATAACGATGCGCTGACGGTTATTCCGGCGGGCGAAGCCAAGCCGTTGTCGGCACAAGTCGCCGCTGCCCGCCACTATGCGGGTGAGGCGCTGAACGTGTACGCGGTAAGACCGTCGCCTCAATCGACGGAGACCACCCGCGTACAATTCGTCAGCGGGAGCCTTGGCCCTTCCGAGTCACGCTCGGTCTTTGTCGATCCGTATTCTCTGGCCATTAAAGGCGATATGACCGTCTACGGCACCTCCGGCGTGTTGCCGCTGCGACTGTGGCTGGATCAACTGCATCGTGGGTTGTTGCTGGGTGATCTCGGTCGAAACTACAGTGAGCTGGCGGCCTCCTGGTTATGGGTGGCCGCGCTGGGTGGGGTGGTGCTTTGGCGGGGCACCCGCCCGCGCCGAGCCGCGAAAAAGATAAGGGGGCGGTTTGCCGTCTCCCGTCACTGGCATATTACGCTGGGTTTAATGCTGGTGATCGGGTTGCTCTTTTTCTCCGTGACCGGGCTAACCTGGTCGCAATGGGCTGGCGATAATATCGACAAAATGCGTAGCTCGCTGAACTGGCTTACACCACAGGTCAGAACCGATATCAATGCTGAAAGCCCTGTCGGCGTAGCCGACCCACACGCCGAACACTCTGCCGGGATAGCCATGCCTATGCCCGGCATGGATATGGCGGGGATGTCTCATCCGGCAACCGTTAACCGGCCTGATGGCGATTGGGATAAGGTGCTGGATGCCGCCCGGGCGGCAGGGATTTCGGCGCAAAAAGTGGAATTGCGTCAACCCAAAGCAATGGGTAAAGCATGGACGGTAACGGAAGTGGATCGCCGCTGGCCAACGCAGGTGGATGCGGTATCGGTAAACCCGAAAAACTTCGCTATCGTCGACCATGTCTGGTTTGAGCAGTTTCCGCTGGCCGCCAAGCTGACCCGCTGGGGGGTGGATGCGCATATGGGGATACTGTTTGGGGTGCCCAACCAGCTCATTCTCGTCTTTTTCGGGCTGGGGCTTTGCAGCATGATTGTGTTGGGGTATCGCATGTGGTGGTTGCGGCGCCCGGCCGTCGCGCGGATGAACCCGCTCGATACGCTTTGCGGCGCGTGGTTGTCATTGACGGTGCTGCAAAAATCACTGGTATGGGTGATGGCAGCGCTGCTGGGGTATGCATTGCCGGTCATGGGGATCAGCGTGCTGTTGTTTATGTCGGTGGATATTTGGCGCTGGTGGCGAATGAAGAGCCGTTTTGCCGATCACCATGCGTACCCGAATTCGTCTACGCAATGTGATGGTTAA
- the gap gene encoding type I glyceraldehyde-3-phosphate dehydrogenase yields the protein MVKVGINGFGRIGRNVLRAALDNPDIQIVAINDLTDSKTLAHLLKYDSLLGTLPVTVEAADGQLRVAGRPIVVFSERDPARIPWRDVGADIVIEATGFFTEREKAAVHIHSGGAKRVIISAPGKNDDLTVVMGVNHERYDPHKHYVVSNGSCTTNGLAPAAQVLHQAFGIKHGLMNTTHAYTNSQVLHDQPEKDLRGARAAALSIVPYSSGAAKALGKVIPELDGRLTGYSLRVPVPVVSIVDLTVTLERDVSVQDVNDAFRQAAAAGPLHGILGYSDEPLVSSDYRGDPRSSIIDGLSTLVIGGNMVKILAWYDNEWGFSNRLVDLALMMSQREQQ from the coding sequence ATGGTCAAGGTCGGTATCAATGGTTTCGGGAGAATCGGACGCAACGTGCTACGCGCAGCGCTGGACAACCCGGATATCCAGATTGTGGCAATCAACGATCTGACAGACAGCAAAACGCTGGCGCACCTGCTGAAATACGACTCGCTGCTGGGTACGCTGCCCGTTACCGTGGAAGCCGCCGACGGGCAATTGCGCGTCGCGGGTCGCCCCATCGTCGTATTCAGCGAGCGCGATCCCGCCCGCATCCCCTGGCGTGACGTAGGTGCAGATATCGTTATCGAAGCGACGGGCTTCTTCACCGAACGTGAAAAAGCGGCGGTACATATTCATAGCGGCGGCGCGAAACGTGTCATCATCTCCGCGCCAGGCAAGAACGACGATTTGACGGTAGTGATGGGCGTAAACCACGAACGTTACGATCCACATAAACACTATGTCGTCAGCAACGGTAGCTGCACGACGAATGGCCTGGCGCCTGCCGCGCAGGTACTCCACCAGGCATTTGGTATCAAGCACGGACTGATGAATACCACACATGCCTACACCAATAGCCAGGTATTACACGACCAACCGGAAAAAGATCTCCGCGGCGCACGGGCTGCCGCGCTGTCGATCGTGCCGTACTCCAGCGGTGCGGCCAAAGCGCTGGGGAAAGTCATCCCCGAACTTGATGGCCGTTTGACCGGCTACTCGCTGCGCGTACCGGTTCCGGTGGTGTCGATAGTCGATCTGACGGTTACGCTTGAACGTGATGTGAGCGTGCAGGACGTCAACGATGCCTTCCGTCAGGCGGCAGCCGCTGGGCCGTTGCACGGCATTCTGGGCTATAGCGACGAGCCGCTGGTATCAAGCGATTACCGGGGCGACCCACGATCATCCATCATCGACGGGCTGTCGACGCTGGTTATCGGCGGCAATATGGTCAAAATTCTCGCCTGGTATGACAACGAATGGGGGTTTTCAAATCGCCTGGTTGATCTGGCGCTCATGATGTCTCAACGCGAACAGCAATAA
- a CDS encoding GlxA family transcriptional regulator, with product MKKILIIVPDGGLLFESTGIADILIQANLLYAEGLARPRYQVDIATTQPHQVIHGRSGLNLLADHRLHELDPRDPLDTVIITGRGQSEQEDAAVVDWLRLAAPHARRIVSICGGAMLLAQTGLLNGRRATTHWKLLETMQSTFPDVKVEGGPLYIQDGPIWTSGGASSGFDLTLALVEEDYGFSLARDVAQDLVMYLRRPGGQLQFSRYHLQPPNGSGPISDLQAWLLENITADLCVDALAEKVAMSPRNFTRVFTRETGVSPARYVAEARLAAARQRLEQTTDTLDNIALQTGFGNSINLRRIFEKQLHLTPGEYRQRFHCCKMA from the coding sequence ATGAAAAAAATCCTTATTATCGTTCCCGACGGCGGCTTGCTGTTCGAATCCACCGGTATCGCCGACATTCTGATACAGGCGAATCTGCTGTATGCGGAAGGTTTAGCCCGCCCGCGTTACCAGGTCGATATCGCGACAACGCAACCCCATCAGGTGATCCACGGAAGATCGGGGTTAAACCTGCTGGCTGACCATCGCCTTCATGAGCTGGATCCTCGCGACCCCCTCGACACGGTCATCATTACCGGCCGGGGGCAAAGTGAACAGGAAGACGCCGCCGTCGTCGACTGGCTGCGCCTCGCCGCGCCTCATGCACGCCGTATTGTTTCAATTTGCGGCGGTGCGATGCTGTTGGCGCAGACCGGGCTGCTTAACGGACGACGGGCGACGACGCACTGGAAATTGCTGGAGACCATGCAGTCAACCTTCCCGGATGTAAAAGTTGAAGGCGGGCCGCTGTATATTCAGGATGGCCCGATCTGGACATCCGGCGGAGCCAGTTCCGGTTTTGATTTGACGCTGGCACTGGTTGAAGAGGACTACGGTTTTAGCCTGGCCCGCGATGTCGCGCAGGACTTGGTGATGTATCTGCGCCGCCCCGGCGGTCAGTTACAGTTCAGTCGTTACCATTTACAGCCCCCCAACGGCTCCGGCCCGATCAGCGATTTACAGGCATGGCTGCTTGAAAATATCACTGCCGACCTTTGCGTTGACGCATTGGCGGAAAAAGTCGCCATGAGTCCACGTAATTTCACCCGCGTTTTTACCCGTGAAACCGGCGTTTCTCCGGCGCGCTATGTCGCCGAAGCGCGCCTGGCCGCCGCCCGGCAGCGTCTGGAGCAAACCACCGATACGCTGGACAACATTGCCCTGCAAACGGGCTTTGGCAACAGCATCAACCTCCGCCGTATCTTTGAGAAACAGCTCCACCTGACGCCGGGAGAATATCGCCAGCGCTTTCATTGCTGCAAAATGGCGTAA
- a CDS encoding MFS transporter, translated as MVSTANTSYRWVILAIATLAQACACFFVQGIGTIAIYIQHELHLSAMQIGLLVSAAQLVPLVGLLVAGELLDRYSERLVVGIGTLVVACALMAAMLAGSYSSILMFLIVVGAGYSTAQPGGSKSVARWFDKQQRGFAMGIRQAGLPLGGALAAAILPFTAAQWGWRYSFLVGGLVALVGALVFILFYRSPHMHDVATQTTTGSLWKGAILRLHMLTDPSMKNIMVSGVSLVSAQYGILVFTVLYLHDRLQMEVALAASLLFVGQIAGAIGRILLAAWSDHCKSGRYFPVFVCMIAAVVSLLALIWLPLSSPLPVALLLAWLGFFGFGWYGPWVAYVAESAPPQKTGFALGLSMAVNQVAIVLVTPALGLLRDTTQSDVPGWFLLVTLIVLGLLFTRPQSQIGQR; from the coding sequence ATGGTTTCCACAGCCAATACAAGCTACCGATGGGTGATTCTGGCCATTGCGACCCTGGCCCAGGCCTGCGCGTGTTTTTTTGTACAGGGTATCGGGACGATCGCCATCTATATTCAGCACGAACTTCACTTAAGCGCCATGCAAATTGGCTTGTTGGTGTCGGCAGCGCAGTTGGTGCCGCTCGTTGGGCTGCTGGTCGCAGGCGAGCTACTGGATCGATATAGCGAGCGCCTGGTGGTGGGTATCGGCACGTTGGTGGTCGCGTGCGCATTGATGGCCGCCATGCTGGCCGGTAGTTATTCTTCGATACTCATGTTCCTGATCGTCGTGGGCGCCGGTTACAGCACCGCTCAGCCTGGCGGCAGCAAATCCGTGGCGCGGTGGTTCGACAAGCAGCAACGGGGGTTTGCCATGGGTATCCGCCAGGCGGGGCTGCCGCTGGGTGGTGCACTGGCGGCGGCGATCCTGCCGTTTACCGCAGCACAGTGGGGATGGCGATATTCGTTTCTGGTCGGAGGGCTGGTCGCGCTTGTCGGGGCATTGGTTTTTATCCTGTTCTACCGCTCACCCCACATGCATGATGTCGCGACGCAAACTACCACCGGGAGCCTATGGAAAGGCGCCATACTGCGATTACACATGCTTACCGATCCTTCAATGAAGAACATCATGGTCTCTGGGGTCAGTCTGGTATCGGCACAGTACGGCATTTTGGTGTTCACGGTGCTCTATTTACATGATCGGTTACAGATGGAGGTAGCCCTGGCGGCATCATTGCTATTTGTGGGACAAATCGCCGGCGCTATCGGGCGCATCCTGCTGGCGGCATGGAGCGACCACTGCAAATCGGGGCGTTATTTCCCGGTATTTGTGTGCATGATTGCCGCTGTCGTGAGTTTACTGGCTTTGATCTGGCTACCGCTAAGTTCGCCGCTGCCGGTGGCGTTGCTGCTGGCCTGGCTGGGGTTTTTCGGTTTTGGCTGGTACGGCCCCTGGGTTGCCTACGTGGCTGAGTCGGCGCCACCGCAAAAAACCGGCTTTGCGCTGGGGTTGTCCATGGCCGTCAATCAGGTCGCCATTGTGCTCGTGACGCCAGCGTTGGGATTGTTGCGAGATACGACCCAAAGCGATGTACCAGGCTGGTTCCTGTTGGTCACGCTGATAGTGCTGGGGCTACTGTTCACGCGCCCTCAAAGCCAGATCGGGCAGCGTTGA
- the dbpA gene encoding ATP-dependent RNA helicase DbpA yields MTSFAELNALPAEQLTTLNALGYLTMTPIQAAALPAILAGKDVRAQAKTGSGKTAAFGLGLLQHLDAGRFNTQSLVLCPTRELADQVANELRRLARYMPNIKVLTLCGGVPFSIQRDSLTHAPHIIVATPGRLLDHLEKETVNLDALQTLVLDEADRMLDMGFADAIDAVIAHVPDQRQTLLFSATWPDAIAAISHRIQHDPLVIEIDTVDELPAVEQQFYEVSRSGKLDLLQKLLSREQPASCVVFCNTKKDCQAVYDALTASHQSVLALHGDMEQRDRDQTLVRFANGSSRVLVATDVAARGLDIKALEMVVNFELSWDPEVHIHRIGRTARAGESGLAISLCAPEEAQRANALEEMLNLKLSWHPLPTGLRIIPLEATMATLCIDGGKKAKMRPGDILGALTGDMGLDGADIGKIAIHPTHAYVAVRQSVARHAWKQLQQGKIKGKAVKVRLLK; encoded by the coding sequence GTGACCTCATTTGCTGAACTGAACGCGCTTCCTGCGGAACAACTTACCACCCTTAATGCGCTGGGCTACCTGACCATGACCCCGATTCAGGCGGCGGCGTTACCGGCGATCCTGGCAGGAAAAGATGTCCGCGCGCAGGCGAAAACCGGCAGCGGCAAAACCGCTGCTTTCGGCCTGGGCCTGTTACAGCATCTTGATGCCGGGCGGTTCAATACCCAGTCGCTGGTGCTGTGCCCGACCCGTGAACTTGCCGATCAGGTTGCCAACGAACTGCGCCGCCTGGCGCGCTACATGCCGAATATCAAGGTGCTGACGCTGTGCGGCGGCGTACCGTTCAGCATCCAGCGCGATTCGCTGACCCATGCTCCCCACATCATTGTCGCTACGCCGGGCCGACTGCTGGATCACCTGGAAAAGGAGACCGTCAACCTTGATGCCCTGCAGACGCTGGTGCTGGATGAAGCGGATCGCATGCTTGATATGGGGTTCGCCGACGCCATCGATGCGGTTATCGCCCATGTGCCCGATCAGCGTCAGACGCTGTTGTTTTCCGCTACCTGGCCGGACGCCATTGCCGCCATCAGTCATCGTATCCAGCACGATCCGCTGGTTATTGAAATCGACACGGTGGATGAACTGCCGGCGGTTGAACAGCAATTCTATGAGGTTTCCCGCAGCGGCAAACTCGATCTGCTGCAGAAACTGCTGAGCCGCGAACAGCCTGCGTCCTGCGTGGTGTTCTGCAATACCAAAAAAGACTGTCAGGCGGTATACGACGCGCTGACCGCCAGTCACCAGAGCGTGCTGGCACTGCATGGCGACATGGAACAGCGTGACCGCGATCAGACACTGGTGCGGTTTGCTAACGGCAGCAGCCGTGTGCTGGTGGCCACCGACGTTGCCGCGCGCGGGCTGGATATCAAAGCGCTGGAGATGGTGGTTAACTTCGAGCTGTCGTGGGATCCCGAAGTGCATATCCACCGTATCGGGCGTACCGCCCGCGCCGGTGAAAGTGGGCTGGCCATCAGCCTTTGCGCACCGGAAGAGGCCCAACGCGCCAATGCGCTCGAAGAAATGCTCAATCTGAAACTCAGCTGGCACCCGCTGCCGACCGGGCTGCGCATCATCCCGCTGGAAGCGACGATGGCGACGCTGTGCATCGACGGCGGCAAGAAAGCCAAAATGCGTCCCGGCGATATTTTGGGGGCATTAACCGGCGACATGGGGCTGGATGGCGCCGATATCGGAAAAATTGCCATTCACCCGACCCATGCCTACGTGGCCGTGAGGCAGTCGGTGGCGCGCCATGCGTGGAAGCAGTTGCAGCAGGGGAAAATTAAAGGCAAAGCGGTGAAGGTTCGGTTGCTGAAGTAA
- the ychF gene encoding redox-regulated ATPase YchF, translated as MGFKCGIVGLPNVGKSTLFNALTKAGIEAANFPFCTIEPNTGVVPMPDLRLDKLAEIINPQRVVPTTMEFVDIAGLVKGASKGEGLGNQFLTNIRETEAIGHVVRCFENENIIHVAGKVSPADDIDTINTELALADLDTCERALHRVQKKAKGGDKDAKIEQAALEKCLPQLENAGMLRALDLSAEEKAAIRYLSFLTLKPTMYIANVNEDGFENNPFLDQVREIAAKEGSVVVPVCAAVESDIAELDDEEREEFMAELGLEEPGLNRVIRAGYELLNLQTYFTAGVKEVRAWTIPVGATAPQAAGKIHTDFEKGFIRAQTIAYEDFIAYKGEQGAKEAGKMRSEGKEYIVKDGDVMNFLFNV; from the coding sequence ATGGGATTCAAATGCGGTATCGTTGGGCTGCCTAACGTTGGTAAATCTACTCTGTTCAACGCGCTGACCAAAGCCGGTATTGAAGCGGCCAACTTTCCGTTTTGTACCATCGAACCGAACACCGGTGTCGTGCCAATGCCGGATCTGCGTCTGGACAAGCTGGCAGAAATCATCAACCCCCAGCGCGTAGTGCCAACCACCATGGAATTCGTTGACATCGCCGGTCTGGTAAAGGGCGCGTCCAAAGGTGAAGGTTTGGGCAACCAATTCCTGACCAATATCCGTGAAACCGAAGCCATCGGCCACGTTGTTCGCTGTTTTGAGAACGAAAATATCATTCACGTCGCGGGCAAAGTCAGCCCTGCCGATGACATCGACACCATCAATACCGAACTGGCACTGGCGGATCTGGACACTTGTGAACGTGCTCTGCATCGCGTGCAGAAGAAAGCCAAAGGCGGCGACAAAGACGCCAAAATTGAGCAGGCGGCACTGGAAAAATGCCTGCCTCAGTTGGAAAACGCCGGGATGCTGCGGGCGCTGGATCTGAGTGCGGAAGAGAAAGCGGCCATCCGCTACCTGAGCTTCCTGACGCTGAAACCGACTATGTACATCGCCAACGTTAATGAAGACGGTTTCGAGAACAACCCTTTCCTGGATCAGGTACGCGAAATCGCGGCTAAAGAAGGCTCCGTGGTGGTGCCGGTGTGTGCCGCCGTCGAATCGGATATCGCCGAGTTGGATGATGAAGAACGTGAAGAATTTATGGCGGAACTGGGCTTGGAAGAACCGGGGCTGAACCGCGTGATCCGCGCAGGCTATGAGCTGCTGAACCTGCAAACCTACTTCACCGCGGGCGTAAAAGAAGTCCGCGCCTGGACTATCCCGGTCGGTGCCACCGCGCCGCAGGCCGCCGGTAAAATCCATACCGACTTTGAGAAAGGTTTCATCCGCGCCCAGACCATCGCCTATGAAGATTTCATCGCGTACAAAGGTGAACAGGGTGCGAAAGAAGCCGGCAAAATGCGTTCAGAAGGCAAGGAGTACATCGTTAAAGATGGCGATGTGATGAATTTCCTGTTCAACGTCTAA
- the pth gene encoding aminoacyl-tRNA hydrolase produces MSSIKLIVGLANPGAEYAATRHNAGAWYVDQLAEAYRQPLKEESKFFGYTARLQMAGQDVRLLVPTTFMNLSGKAVAAMATFYRIQPEEILVAHDELDLLPGVAKLKLGGGHGGHNGLKDIISKLGNNPNFHRLRIGIGHPGDKNKVVGFVLGKPSAPEQTLIDQAIDEAVRCTEVLMKEDMIRAMNRLHAFKAA; encoded by the coding sequence GTGAGTAGCATCAAGTTAATTGTAGGTCTGGCCAATCCCGGCGCAGAATATGCCGCCACCCGGCACAACGCAGGGGCCTGGTACGTTGACCAACTCGCCGAGGCCTATCGGCAGCCACTGAAAGAAGAAAGCAAATTTTTTGGCTACACCGCTCGCCTGCAAATGGCGGGGCAAGACGTTCGCCTGCTGGTTCCCACCACCTTCATGAACCTGAGCGGCAAAGCGGTTGCGGCGATGGCGACGTTTTACCGTATCCAGCCCGAGGAAATTTTGGTCGCGCACGATGAGCTGGACTTACTGCCCGGCGTGGCGAAACTCAAACTGGGCGGCGGCCACGGCGGTCACAATGGTTTGAAAGACATCATCAGCAAGCTGGGCAACAACCCCAACTTTCACCGGTTACGTATCGGCATCGGCCACCCTGGCGACAAAAACAAAGTGGTCGGCTTCGTACTGGGCAAACCCTCTGCCCCTGAACAAACGCTGATCGATCAGGCGATCGATGAAGCGGTGCGTTGCACCGAGGTGCTGATGAAAGAAGATATGATTCGGGCGATGAACCGTCTGCACGCCTTCAAGGCTGCTTGA
- the ychH gene encoding stress-induced protein YchH: protein MKRRNAITVGNIFMGVGMLLMVIGIAYAIASQLPELNLPGSSTYMELVAIFAGAILWLTGARIGGHETVSDRYWWLKHFDKRCRRERHP, encoded by the coding sequence ATGAAACGTCGGAATGCAATAACAGTAGGCAATATATTTATGGGTGTGGGGATGCTGCTCATGGTAATTGGTATCGCCTATGCTATTGCCAGTCAGTTACCTGAGCTGAATTTACCCGGCTCATCCACCTATATGGAATTAGTCGCCATTTTTGCCGGCGCTATCTTGTGGTTGACCGGTGCTCGCATCGGCGGTCATGAGACTGTGTCCGACCGTTATTGGTGGCTGAAACATTTCGATAAACGCTGTCGGCGTGAACGTCATCCCTGA